A genome region from Paludibacterium sp. B53371 includes the following:
- a CDS encoding bifunctional methylenetetrahydrofolate dehydrogenase/methenyltetrahydrofolate cyclohydrolase: protein MHDFNPEGMAAVYRSMIREEIDSLQAQVNVAGFLVSDDPASATYARYTEDGCRDVGIHFNLQHMPREAIADAIRAANANPEIHGIFVYYPIFGDERDAAIKDMVDPRKDVEGLTSYWMDKLYRNERFDDAARQHRAILPCTPLAILKVLEATDAYSPGGLPFRDQVITVFNRSDVVGKPLAHMLANDGGTVYSFDVNGGVVIGNDHPIDRATALAQSDIVITGVPSRQFDKIRAEELKPGAICLNFSFVKNFEDAAREAARIYIPRVGPLTVAMCLRNATRLYRNYHA from the coding sequence ATGCACGACTTTAATCCGGAGGGAATGGCCGCGGTTTACCGCAGCATGATCCGCGAGGAGATTGATTCCCTTCAGGCCCAGGTGAACGTCGCAGGGTTTCTGGTTTCGGACGACCCGGCATCCGCGACCTATGCGCGCTACACCGAAGATGGCTGCCGTGATGTCGGCATTCATTTCAACCTGCAGCACATGCCGCGCGAAGCCATTGCCGACGCCATCCGCGCCGCCAATGCCAACCCCGAAATCCATGGCATCTTCGTCTATTACCCGATTTTCGGGGATGAGCGTGATGCCGCCATCAAGGATATGGTCGATCCGCGCAAGGATGTCGAAGGACTGACCAGCTACTGGATGGACAAGCTGTACCGCAACGAGCGCTTCGATGATGCCGCACGCCAACACCGCGCCATTCTGCCCTGCACGCCGCTGGCCATCCTCAAGGTACTGGAAGCGACCGATGCCTACAGCCCGGGCGGCCTGCCGTTCCGTGACCAGGTCATCACCGTCTTCAACCGCTCCGACGTGGTCGGCAAACCGCTGGCCCATATGCTCGCCAACGACGGTGGCACGGTGTACTCGTTCGATGTCAACGGCGGCGTGGTCATCGGCAACGACCATCCGATCGACCGGGCCACGGCCCTGGCGCAATCGGATATCGTCATTACCGGCGTGCCGTCGCGGCAATTCGACAAGATTCGTGCCGAGGAGCTCAAACCCGGCGCCATCTGCCTCAACTTCTCCTTCGTGAAGAACTTCGAAGACGCGGCACGCGAAGCGGCCCGGATCTATATTCCGCGCGTCGGCCCGCTGACCGTGGCCATGTGCCTGCGCAACGCCACCCGCCTGTATCGCAACTATCACGCCTGA
- a CDS encoding anhydro-N-acetylmuramic acid kinase: protein MEELYIGMMSGTSLDGVDAVLVAFDAEGRLSLRGDHALPYPPALRSEVLALQQSGHDELRRSALLANQLAALYAEAVDGLMRRTGMLRGRIRAIGCHGQTIRHAPQDGYTLQIGNLARLAELTGMEVVGDFRSRDVAAGGQGAPLVPAFHHALFAHPQQARVIVNIGGISNLSLLMPGQPVIGFDCGPGNMLMDAWCRLHLGEPFDRDGQWAASGEIHVGLLQALLAEPFFAAPPPKSTGRDLFDLPWLQAILGRFPAIRPADVQATLLAQAAQAIADAIHQHADQARDVFLCGGGAQNPALVAALAAQMPQRRLADTDQLGLPTQQVEATAFAWLARQALLRQAGNLPAVTGARGPRILGAIYPR from the coding sequence ATGGAAGAGCTGTATATCGGCATGATGTCAGGGACCAGTCTGGACGGCGTGGATGCCGTGCTGGTGGCTTTTGATGCCGAGGGCCGGCTTTCTCTGCGCGGTGATCATGCGCTGCCCTACCCGCCCGCGCTGCGCAGCGAGGTGCTGGCACTGCAGCAGAGCGGCCACGATGAGCTACGTCGCAGCGCCCTGCTGGCCAACCAGCTGGCCGCGCTCTATGCCGAAGCTGTGGACGGCCTGATGCGCCGCACCGGCATGCTGCGCGGGCGCATCCGCGCCATCGGCTGCCACGGCCAGACCATTCGTCATGCCCCGCAGGATGGCTATACCCTGCAGATCGGCAATCTGGCCCGCCTGGCCGAGCTGACCGGCATGGAGGTGGTCGGCGACTTCCGCAGCCGGGATGTGGCGGCCGGCGGTCAGGGAGCCCCGCTGGTACCGGCCTTCCATCACGCCCTGTTCGCTCATCCGCAACAAGCCCGCGTCATCGTGAATATCGGCGGCATCAGCAATCTGAGCCTGCTGATGCCGGGGCAGCCGGTCATCGGCTTTGATTGCGGCCCGGGCAATATGCTGATGGATGCCTGGTGCCGGCTGCACCTGGGTGAACCCTTCGACCGCGACGGACAATGGGCCGCCTCGGGAGAGATCCATGTCGGCCTGCTGCAGGCGCTGCTGGCCGAACCATTTTTTGCTGCCCCACCGCCCAAAAGCACCGGCCGCGACCTGTTCGACCTGCCCTGGCTGCAAGCCATCCTCGGCCGTTTCCCCGCAATCCGTCCTGCCGACGTTCAGGCCACCCTGCTGGCCCAGGCGGCACAGGCCATTGCCGATGCGATCCATCAGCATGCCGACCAGGCCCGCGACGTTTTTCTGTGCGGCGGCGGCGCGCAGAACCCGGCCCTGGTGGCCGCCCTGGCGGCACAGATGCCGCAACGCCGCCTGGCCGACACGGATCAGTTGGGGCTGCCAACCCAGCAAGTCGAGGCCACGGCCTTTGCCTGGCTGGCGCGTCAGGCGCTGCTGCGCCAGGCCGGCAACCTGCCCGCGGTCACCGGTGCACGCGGTCCGCGCATCCTCGGCGCAATCTATCCACGTTAA
- the recJ gene encoding single-stranded-DNA-specific exonuclease RecJ: MQNILTRPVPPDACAHLVQNGYSPLLARLYAARGIHQADELNDGLGALLPWQTLKNIRPMAARLADAIARRQRLLVIADYDADGATACSVAVKGLSAMGAVVDFLVPNRFEYGYGLTPQIVELAAERQPDIILTVDNGIASVDGVATASRLGIETLITDHHLPGSQLPDALIVNPNQPGCTFASRHLAGVGVMFYVLMALRAELRERGHFAAGAEPNLAELLDLVALGTVADVVRLDQNNRILVGNGLKRMRAGRMSHGVAALFQVAGRAPHKANTFDLGFTLGPRLNAAGRLDDMSLGIACLLASSTDSAMSLARQLDDLNRERRTIEAGMREAALADLSGIDPAARYTLTLFREDWHQGVVGIVAARLKERFHRPAIVFAPGDGDEIRGSGRSIPGFHLRDALDLVYKRQPELIVKFGGHAMAAGLTIRQQGMADFREAFEQVARELLDEKQLTRTIETDGELPPRDISLALAESLSAEVWGQGFPAPTFHNRFQVLKQRVVGEKHLKLRLGSRGCEFDAMLFNHADWLPDEIDAVYQLVANEWQGRKELQVYIDHWRAVVTEPHEA; this comes from the coding sequence ATGCAAAACATTCTGACACGTCCTGTTCCGCCCGATGCCTGTGCCCACCTGGTGCAAAACGGCTATTCCCCGCTGCTGGCCCGGCTGTATGCTGCGCGCGGCATCCATCAGGCGGATGAGCTGAATGATGGCCTCGGCGCCCTGCTGCCATGGCAGACCCTGAAAAACATCCGGCCGATGGCGGCGCGGCTGGCCGATGCCATTGCCCGCCGGCAGCGACTGCTGGTGATTGCCGACTATGATGCCGACGGCGCCACGGCCTGCAGCGTGGCGGTCAAGGGGCTGAGCGCCATGGGTGCCGTGGTGGATTTTCTGGTTCCCAACCGCTTTGAATATGGCTATGGCCTGACGCCACAGATTGTCGAACTGGCGGCTGAACGTCAGCCGGATATCATTTTGACGGTCGATAACGGCATCGCCAGCGTCGATGGCGTCGCCACCGCCAGTCGCCTGGGCATCGAAACCCTGATTACCGATCACCATCTGCCCGGCAGCCAGTTGCCGGACGCGCTGATCGTCAACCCCAATCAGCCGGGCTGTACCTTCGCCTCGCGCCACCTGGCCGGTGTGGGGGTGATGTTCTATGTGCTGATGGCGCTGCGTGCCGAGCTGCGTGAGCGTGGCCATTTTGCCGCCGGTGCCGAACCCAATCTGGCTGAACTGCTTGACCTGGTCGCGCTGGGGACGGTGGCGGATGTGGTCAGGCTGGATCAGAACAATCGTATTCTGGTAGGCAACGGCCTCAAGCGCATGCGTGCCGGACGCATGAGCCACGGTGTGGCCGCCCTGTTTCAGGTGGCTGGGCGTGCGCCGCACAAGGCGAATACCTTCGACCTCGGCTTTACCCTCGGTCCGCGCCTGAATGCCGCTGGCCGGCTGGATGACATGAGCCTCGGTATCGCCTGCCTGCTGGCCTCGTCGACCGACAGCGCCATGTCGCTGGCCCGGCAGCTGGATGACCTCAACCGCGAGCGCCGGACCATCGAGGCCGGCATGCGGGAAGCGGCGCTGGCCGACCTGTCCGGCATCGATCCGGCGGCACGCTATACCCTGACCCTGTTTCGCGAGGACTGGCACCAGGGGGTGGTCGGCATTGTTGCCGCCCGCCTGAAGGAGCGCTTTCATCGTCCTGCCATCGTTTTTGCCCCGGGGGACGGCGACGAGATCCGCGGCTCCGGACGTTCCATCCCGGGCTTCCATCTGCGCGATGCGCTGGACCTGGTCTACAAGCGGCAGCCCGAGTTGATCGTCAAGTTCGGCGGTCATGCCATGGCAGCGGGCCTGACCATTCGCCAGCAGGGCATGGCAGATTTTCGCGAAGCCTTCGAGCAGGTGGCGCGCGAATTGCTGGATGAAAAACAGCTCACGCGCACCATCGAAACCGATGGCGAGCTGCCCCCGCGCGACATTTCGCTGGCACTGGCCGAGTCGTTGAGCGCCGAGGTCTGGGGGCAGGGCTTTCCGGCGCCGACCTTTCATAATCGCTTCCAGGTGCTCAAGCAGCGCGTGGTGGGCGAAAAGCATCTCAAGCTGCGGCTGGGTAGTCGCGGTTGCGAGTTCGACGCCATGCTGTTCAATCATGCCGACTGGCTGCCCGACGAGATCGATGCGGTCTATCAGCTGGTGGCGAATGAATGGCAGGGGCGCAAGGAATTGCAAGTCTATATCGACCATTGGCGTGCCGTGGTCACTGAACCTCACGAGGCTTGA